Proteins found in one Mytilus edulis chromosome 2, xbMytEdul2.2, whole genome shotgun sequence genomic segment:
- the LOC139513761 gene encoding uncharacterized protein: MGTMCKLCAWCKKVFNNLPDYILIITFLIYLSSGVSSQFSVDLQSRIQSARNNSCVNCKRILDISIAEKRRLDILLKRIKDRLGIEPNRKVAQETNAKPRDSQYVQPKYTYPETSEIVSFPEKQDNTTGKNTLLFTIDVRNNPGPLEAIKAHLWILVKQRKQGRTRGKKIWLRVSQINDTNNINQYLTSIRTRVKKTRWQKIALPVTLIQSMIDNHEHALKLKISCKKCGKMVRLVLQRKRHRKRRHKGKNKTHKNRTTRKKRNRRPKNNDSVQPFLVISTRYKYKLKLM, translated from the exons ATG GGTACCATGTGTAAATTGTGTGCCTGGTGTAAAAAGGTCTTCAACAATCTACCTGACTACATTTTGATTATAACGTTTTTGATATATTTAAGTTCGGGAGTAAGTTCCCAGTTCAGTGTAGATCTACAAAGTAGGATACAGAGCGCCAGAAATAACAGTTGTGTAAATTGTAAACGAATTCTTGATATAAGTATAGCTGAGAAAAGACGTCTAGACATTCTGCTGAAGCGGATTAAAGACAGATTAGGAATAGAACCAAATAGAAAAGTAGCACAGGAAACAAATGCCAAACCGAGAGATTCACAATATGTTCAACCGAAGTACACGTATCCAGAAACTTCAGAAATTGTTAGTTTTCCAGAAAAACAAG ATAATACAACTGGAAAAAATACCCTATTATTTACCATAGACGTGAGGAATAACCCTGGTCCTTTAGAAGCTATCAAAGCACACCTCTGGATATTAGTTAAACAACGAAAACAAGGTCGCACCAGAGGCAAAAAAATATGGCTACGTGTGTCTCAAATTAACGACacaaacaatataaatcaatACCTAACTAGTATACGGACTCGTGTGAAAAAGACACGGTGGCAAAAAATTGCTCTTCCGGTTACTCTCATACAATCAATGATAGACAACCATGAACACgcacttaaattaaaaatatcttgTAAGAAATGTGGCAAAATGGTCAGACTCGTCCTACAACGGAAACGACATCGAAAACGACGACATAAAGGGAAAAACAAAACCCACAAAAACAGAACAACTAGAAAGAAAAGGAATAGAAGACCGAAAAACAATGATAGTGTCCAACCATTTCTTGTAATAAGTACTCGATATAAATATAAACTTAAATTAATGTAG